From the genome of Pseudomonas bubulae:
ATCACCTACTTTGAAGTAAGTGAAGGAAACGATTTCAGCGCCGGCTTTCTTGGCCAGATCGCCGACCTTGATTTCCGGGTTCTTGACGAACGCTTGCTCAACCAGGCTGGCTTCAGCCAGGAACTTGCTGATACGACCGGCAACCATTTTTTCAACGATTTCGGCTGGCTTGCCTTTGATCTTGTCTTCGTTGAGGCTCATGAACACGGTTTTTTCGCGTTCGATGGCATCAGCGGAAACTTGCGAAGGCAGCAGGAACTCAGGGTTGCTTGCAGCTACGTGCATGGCGATGTCACGAGCCAGCTCAGCGTTGCCGCCTTTCAGAGCTACAACAACACCGATCTTGTTGCCGTGCAGGTAAGCATCAACAACGTCACCTTCGATGCGGGCCAGACGACGGATGTTGACGTTCTCGCCTACTTTACCAACCAGAACCAGACGATCAGCTTCTTGAGCAGCGATCAGCGGAGCTGCGTCGGTCAGTTTGTCAGCGAACGCTTTTTCAACGCTGTCAGCAACGAATTTTTTGAAGTCGTCTTGCAGAGCCAGGAAGTCGGTTTGCGAGTTGACTTCAAGAATTACAGCCGACTTGTTGTCGTCTGCAACTTTAACTGCGATAGCGCCTTCAGCAGCAACGTTACCTGCTTTTTTGGCTGCCTTGATGGCGCCCGAAGCACGCATGTCATCAATGGCTTTT
Proteins encoded in this window:
- the tsf gene encoding translation elongation factor Ts; the protein is MAEITAALVKELRERTGEGMMDCKKALTKAGGDIEKAIDDMRASGAIKAAKKAGNVAAEGAIAVKVADDNKSAVILEVNSQTDFLALQDDFKKFVADSVEKAFADKLTDAAPLIAAQEADRLVLVGKVGENVNIRRLARIEGDVVDAYLHGNKIGVVVALKGGNAELARDIAMHVAASNPEFLLPSQVSADAIEREKTVFMSLNEDKIKGKPAEIVEKMVAGRISKFLAEASLVEQAFVKNPEIKVGDLAKKAGAEIVSFTYFKVGDGIEKPVDDFAAEVAAQVAASKQ